A window from Alkalicoccobacillus plakortidis encodes these proteins:
- a CDS encoding AAA family ATPase gives MSNITDVRLENFQSHLDSRFTFTDGLNVLIGQSDSGKTAVIRGIRWALFNQPRGTDFIRAGSDFVRVTVQFENGDKIIRERTASKNRYMIKKAGEEQQVFESFGQHVPEEVLSLHGMRPLRIDRDHELTIHLAQQLDGPFMLEQPGSMRAKTIGRISGAHYLDAAIRDTSRDLSSLNQSKRWSEEQTEQLQKDLEPYENVVAAGERLQKASSQLEELKSKQAALEGLRTKQQDLLTNKQTIHDVSLQLEAVANLPKMELLFQQLQVATFRQTALLKLQEQYQSHTQQTKAVKQQLQLTETIEQAALSRSKAEQLEDKRKKLAYLQEQYVKLNRVKEKAHHVLDQTNFVRQVDTSWQDTIKQLEQKRQRLVFLLDQYQSVHKQINEQQTQKENTLRVEKLNDMVSGLDQTHQRFQLLLSKQQNYNDVAKRIQDGKTFVHKQKLELEELQNRYEELLKKDGICPTCGQTIQKAHSH, from the coding sequence ATGAGTAACATAACAGACGTACGCCTTGAGAACTTCCAGTCGCATTTGGATTCTCGTTTTACGTTTACAGATGGTTTAAATGTACTAATCGGCCAGTCTGATAGTGGGAAAACAGCCGTGATTCGAGGTATTCGTTGGGCATTGTTTAACCAGCCTCGTGGAACCGATTTTATTCGAGCAGGTAGTGATTTTGTCCGTGTGACCGTACAGTTTGAAAATGGAGATAAGATTATACGAGAGCGAACGGCTTCCAAAAATCGCTATATGATTAAAAAGGCCGGTGAAGAGCAACAGGTCTTTGAAAGCTTTGGACAGCATGTTCCAGAAGAGGTATTAAGCCTTCATGGTATGCGACCATTACGAATTGACCGCGATCATGAATTAACGATTCATCTTGCACAACAGCTTGATGGTCCGTTTATGTTAGAGCAACCAGGCTCGATGAGGGCAAAAACGATTGGGCGAATTAGTGGGGCGCATTATTTAGATGCCGCAATTAGGGATACGTCACGAGATCTTAGCTCATTAAACCAAAGCAAACGATGGAGTGAAGAGCAAACAGAACAGCTGCAAAAGGATTTAGAGCCTTATGAGAATGTTGTTGCGGCTGGCGAGCGACTTCAAAAAGCATCTAGTCAATTGGAAGAGTTAAAGTCCAAGCAAGCTGCTTTAGAGGGTCTTCGAACTAAACAGCAAGATTTGTTGACAAATAAACAAACCATTCATGATGTGTCGCTCCAATTAGAAGCCGTGGCAAACCTGCCTAAAATGGAGTTATTGTTTCAGCAACTGCAAGTAGCTACGTTTAGACAAACTGCATTACTGAAGTTACAGGAGCAATATCAAAGTCACACACAGCAAACAAAAGCAGTAAAACAACAACTACAGCTAACCGAAACCATTGAACAAGCAGCGCTTTCTCGTAGTAAGGCTGAGCAACTTGAGGATAAGCGAAAAAAGCTAGCCTATCTCCAAGAGCAATATGTAAAGCTTAACCGTGTAAAAGAGAAGGCACATCATGTGTTGGACCAAACAAATTTTGTACGGCAAGTGGATACAAGCTGGCAGGATACGATTAAACAACTTGAGCAAAAAAGACAGAGATTAGTGTTTTTGTTAGATCAGTATCAGAGTGTGCACAAACAAATAAATGAGCAGCAAACTCAAAAAGAGAACACATTACGAGTAGAGAAGTTAAACGATATGGTTAGCGGCTTGGATCAAACACATCAACGGTTCCAACTGCTTTTATCAAAACAACAAAACTACAACGATGTAGCTAAACGAATTCAAGATGGTAAGACGTTTGTTCATAAACAGAAGCTGGAATTAGAAGAGCTTCAAAATCGTTATGAAGAGCTTTTGAAAAAGGATGGAATCTGCCCAACTTGTGGTCAAACCATTCAAAAAGCACATTCACACTAA
- a CDS encoding ATP-binding protein, with protein sequence MSREEITKLEQSIKQAHDTWTRLDARRQVLTDQLEQAEAKLNEYLDTIDVYEKARVLLQQSAEYAREQARQQMETLVTNALQYVFGPLFFFQIELEEHGNRTVAEFYVTTEYEGVQVKTKPQDSRGGGVVDIVTLALRVALMETVQPKVNGPLILDEPGKHVSNEYVYYLYEFLKSLSTMFGRQIIMVTHNHHLTESADRAFDVSIRDGISEVTPISSA encoded by the coding sequence ATGAGTCGTGAAGAGATCACAAAGCTTGAACAATCTATTAAACAAGCACATGATACGTGGACTAGACTCGATGCACGCAGACAGGTATTAACAGATCAGCTTGAGCAGGCTGAAGCTAAGTTAAATGAATACCTAGATACCATTGATGTATACGAAAAAGCGAGAGTGTTACTACAACAATCAGCAGAGTATGCACGAGAACAAGCTCGACAACAAATGGAGACTCTCGTAACCAATGCACTCCAGTATGTATTTGGACCCCTGTTCTTTTTTCAGATTGAGTTAGAAGAGCATGGAAATCGCACAGTAGCTGAGTTTTATGTCACCACAGAATATGAAGGTGTACAAGTGAAAACCAAACCTCAAGACTCGCGAGGTGGTGGTGTGGTTGATATTGTGACATTAGCGCTACGTGTCGCATTAATGGAAACAGTCCAACCAAAAGTAAATGGACCGCTAATTCTTGATGAGCCTGGTAAACATGTATCCAATGAATATGTCTATTATTTATACGAGTTTCTAAAATCTCTCAGTACCATGTTTGGACGACAGATTATAATGGTAACGCATAACCACCATTTAACAGAGTCAGCAGATCGAGCTTTTGACGTGTCAATTCGTGATGGGATTAGTGAAGTTACACCTATCTCCTCAGCTTGA
- the mutS gene encoding DNA mismatch repair protein MutS has product MAQVTPMMKQYLEIKAQYEDAFLFFRLGDFYELFNDDAVKASRELEITLTGRGQGETRIPMCGVPHHSAENYMTRLIEKGYKVAICEQVEDPETAKGVVKREVVKLLTPGTMMSDHFIQEKENNYLSTIHVCEDGSYGVAFADLSTGEGRVTITGDELEDAIQEVLTAKSKEVIIASTSDSELLNRLEQEKQLTISFEDELDDQKEYASVYQNLQQEKLEATYARLLRYLVRTQKRSLAHLQPATYYASTSYLKMDQHTKRNLELTETLREKRKQGSLLSIVDQTVTAMGGRMLRQWIERPLVIKDKIIARQQAVHTFLTQFFEREELRDELKAVYDLERLAARVAYGSVSPRELVQLKKSLQRVPAIVQLLSTMQADFAKGWFKDSDTYKQISDLLETSLIEDAPISLKEGGIIQSGYHSDLDTYRDASKNGKQWIAELEAKERQVTGIRTLKVGYNRVFGYYIEITRANAASVPEGRYERKQTLTNAERFVTPELKEKEALILEANDQTEKLEYELFVQIRDQVKQYVPELQQLASQMSELDVYASFASVSEQRRYVKPTFSDKRQIQIQNNRHPVVETVIPRGQYVPNDVSMGDSRGMLLLTGPNMGGKSTYMRQLALTAVMAQIGCYVPADEAELPVFDQIFTRIGAADDLASGQSTFMVEMLETKHALTKATQDSLLLLDEIGRGTSTYDGMALAQSIMEFIHERIQAKTMFSTHYHELTKMEQSLTQLKNIHVSAAEKDGHVVFLHKVIDGPADRSYGIYVAELAGLPNMVTERAEILLAELEGASREMAVTVEKPDVNSANERAEADLQLSLFAVDENSRKTKKAPSKKEKNVLDAIGSAELMHVTPFEALQLINKWQQQLKD; this is encoded by the coding sequence ATGGCACAAGTAACCCCAATGATGAAGCAATATTTAGAGATAAAAGCACAGTATGAGGATGCTTTTTTATTTTTTCGATTAGGTGATTTTTATGAGCTGTTTAATGATGACGCCGTTAAGGCTTCTAGAGAACTGGAGATAACGTTAACCGGACGTGGACAAGGTGAAACACGTATCCCTATGTGTGGTGTTCCACATCATTCAGCTGAGAACTATATGACTCGCTTAATTGAAAAAGGCTATAAAGTAGCAATTTGTGAACAAGTAGAAGATCCGGAAACGGCTAAGGGTGTTGTAAAGCGCGAAGTTGTGAAACTGTTAACCCCTGGAACAATGATGAGTGATCATTTTATTCAGGAGAAAGAAAACAATTATTTGTCAACGATTCATGTGTGTGAGGATGGCTCATATGGGGTGGCGTTTGCGGACCTTTCAACAGGTGAAGGTAGAGTAACAATTACTGGCGATGAATTGGAAGACGCTATTCAGGAAGTCCTTACTGCTAAGTCTAAGGAAGTGATCATCGCAAGTACTAGTGATTCTGAATTGCTTAATCGTTTGGAACAAGAAAAACAGCTAACGATCTCCTTTGAAGATGAATTAGATGACCAAAAGGAGTATGCGTCTGTTTATCAGAACCTGCAGCAGGAAAAGCTTGAAGCTACATATGCTCGGTTGTTACGATATCTTGTTCGCACTCAAAAAAGATCTTTAGCCCATCTTCAGCCGGCTACTTATTATGCTTCCACTTCTTACCTTAAAATGGATCAGCATACAAAACGAAACCTAGAGTTAACGGAAACGTTAAGAGAAAAAAGGAAACAAGGTTCACTCCTGTCAATCGTAGACCAAACGGTTACAGCTATGGGTGGAAGAATGCTGAGGCAATGGATTGAGCGACCTCTTGTAATAAAAGATAAGATTATCGCGCGTCAACAGGCTGTTCATACCTTCTTAACGCAGTTTTTTGAACGAGAAGAATTACGGGATGAGCTAAAAGCCGTATACGATTTGGAGAGGTTAGCAGCTCGAGTCGCCTATGGAAGTGTATCACCAAGAGAACTCGTTCAGCTAAAGAAGTCGCTTCAACGAGTCCCTGCTATTGTACAACTGCTTTCTACGATGCAAGCAGACTTTGCTAAAGGATGGTTTAAAGATTCAGATACATATAAACAGATATCTGACCTATTAGAAACCAGTTTGATTGAGGATGCTCCTATCTCTTTGAAGGAAGGCGGTATTATTCAATCAGGTTATCATTCGGATTTGGATACATATCGGGATGCTAGTAAAAATGGTAAGCAGTGGATTGCAGAACTTGAAGCAAAGGAACGGCAAGTCACTGGCATTCGCACATTAAAAGTTGGCTACAACAGAGTGTTTGGTTATTATATTGAAATTACACGTGCCAATGCAGCATCTGTTCCAGAGGGGCGTTATGAAAGAAAACAAACACTAACGAATGCCGAGCGTTTTGTTACCCCTGAATTAAAAGAGAAGGAAGCTCTTATTCTTGAAGCAAACGACCAAACTGAAAAGCTAGAATATGAATTGTTTGTTCAAATTAGAGATCAGGTTAAACAATATGTGCCTGAGCTTCAACAATTGGCTAGTCAGATGAGTGAGCTAGATGTTTATGCAAGCTTTGCATCAGTGAGCGAACAACGAAGATATGTAAAGCCAACCTTTTCTGATAAACGACAGATTCAAATTCAGAACAATCGTCATCCCGTTGTTGAGACAGTGATTCCTCGTGGACAATATGTGCCAAATGATGTGTCAATGGGAGACAGTCGCGGTATGCTGCTATTAACTGGACCAAACATGGGTGGTAAAAGTACGTATATGAGACAGCTAGCTCTGACGGCCGTTATGGCGCAAATTGGATGTTATGTCCCAGCTGATGAAGCGGAGCTACCAGTTTTTGATCAAATTTTTACTCGAATTGGTGCTGCTGATGATCTGGCAAGTGGTCAGAGTACATTTATGGTAGAGATGCTAGAAACCAAACATGCGCTGACAAAAGCAACGCAAGATAGCTTACTTTTACTTGATGAGATTGGACGTGGAACATCAACATATGATGGAATGGCTCTTGCTCAATCGATCATGGAATTTATTCATGAACGCATTCAAGCAAAAACGATGTTCTCTACGCACTATCATGAATTAACAAAAATGGAGCAAAGTCTTACCCAGCTAAAGAATATTCATGTGTCAGCAGCAGAGAAAGACGGTCATGTTGTCTTTTTACACAAGGTTATTGATGGACCGGCAGATCGAAGCTATGGAATCTATGTTGCAGAGTTAGCTGGCCTTCCTAATATGGTGACTGAAAGAGCAGAGATCTTATTAGCAGAACTTGAAGGTGCAAGTCGTGAAATGGCTGTAACCGTAGAAAAACCTGATGTTAATTCAGCCAATGAACGAGCAGAGGCAGATCTACAATTGTCGCTTTTTGCAGTGGATGAGAATTCTCGCAAAACAAAAAAAGCTCCTTCAAAAAAAGAAAAAAACGTATTGGATGCGATTGGCTCAGCAGAGCTTATGCATGTGACTCCTTTTGAGGCACTGCAGCTTATTAATAAATGGCAGCAACAATTAAAGGATTAA
- the miaB gene encoding tRNA (N6-isopentenyl adenosine(37)-C2)-methylthiotransferase MiaB, which yields MNEEQRLGQSGNTHINKNKQQTQKKDYSQYFDFSKAKIISEDENKKVMRINGRDITIHEQPDYKQGKRRGKETTQVIRPEHVIPPELSQLGAGKKYLIRTYGCQMNTHDSENMAGLLTEMGFESTDVTEEADVILLNTCAIRENAENKVFGEIGHLKPLKLEKPELIIGVCGCMSQEESVVNRILQKHQHIDLVFGTHNIHRLPHLLRDAVFGKEMVVEVWSKEGDIVENMPRKREGKTQAWVNIMYGCDKFCTYCIVPYTRGKERSRLPEDIIAEVRDLARQGYKEVTLLGQNVNAYGKDLNNGYGLGELMDAIHKIDIPRVRFTTSHPRDFDDRLIEVLAQGGNLVEHIHLPVQHGSSQILKLMSRKYTRESYLELAGKIKQAIPNASFTTDIIVGFPNETDEQFEETMSLMREVEFDSAYTYIYSPREGTPTAKMEDNVPMEVKKERLARLNALVNETSAKKNLEYQDKIVEVLVQGQSKKDPNVLAGRTRTNRMVNFRGPESIIGTIVHVKITEAKTWSLNGEITETVEV from the coding sequence ATGAACGAAGAACAACGATTAGGTCAATCAGGTAATACTCATATAAATAAAAACAAACAACAAACTCAAAAAAAGGACTATAGTCAATACTTTGATTTTTCAAAGGCAAAGATCATCTCAGAAGATGAAAACAAAAAGGTTATGCGAATTAATGGACGAGATATTACCATTCACGAGCAACCAGACTATAAGCAAGGAAAACGTCGAGGTAAGGAAACAACGCAAGTGATTCGACCTGAACACGTAATCCCTCCTGAATTAAGTCAACTTGGTGCTGGTAAAAAATATTTGATTCGCACCTATGGCTGCCAAATGAACACACATGATTCTGAGAATATGGCAGGACTCCTAACAGAAATGGGATTTGAATCAACAGATGTCACAGAGGAAGCAGATGTCATTTTACTCAACACCTGTGCGATTCGTGAAAACGCTGAAAATAAAGTATTTGGTGAGATTGGTCACTTAAAACCTCTTAAACTTGAAAAACCAGAACTGATCATTGGAGTATGTGGCTGTATGTCGCAGGAGGAAAGCGTCGTCAATCGGATCCTCCAGAAACACCAACATATTGACCTTGTATTCGGCACACACAACATCCATCGCTTACCACATTTGCTTCGTGACGCAGTATTTGGAAAAGAGATGGTTGTAGAAGTTTGGTCAAAAGAAGGCGATATCGTAGAGAACATGCCTCGTAAGCGTGAGGGGAAAACGCAAGCATGGGTAAACATTATGTATGGCTGTGATAAGTTCTGTACCTACTGTATTGTGCCATATACGCGCGGCAAAGAACGTAGTCGACTTCCTGAGGATATTATTGCTGAGGTACGAGATCTCGCAAGACAGGGATACAAAGAAGTCACTCTACTTGGTCAGAACGTTAATGCTTACGGAAAAGACTTAAATAATGGTTATGGACTTGGTGAACTAATGGATGCAATCCATAAAATTGATATCCCTCGTGTTCGATTTACGACAAGCCATCCACGTGACTTTGATGACCGATTAATTGAAGTGTTAGCTCAAGGTGGTAACCTTGTCGAACATATTCATTTACCTGTTCAACACGGTAGCTCACAAATTTTAAAACTAATGTCACGTAAATATACACGCGAAAGTTATTTGGAATTGGCAGGAAAAATTAAACAAGCCATACCAAATGCTTCTTTTACAACAGATATTATTGTCGGTTTCCCAAATGAAACGGACGAACAATTTGAAGAAACAATGTCGCTTATGAGAGAAGTCGAATTTGATAGTGCGTATACGTATATCTACTCACCACGAGAAGGCACACCAACGGCAAAAATGGAAGATAATGTGCCGATGGAAGTGAAAAAAGAACGCCTAGCCAGGTTAAATGCATTGGTGAATGAAACATCAGCCAAGAAAAACCTAGAGTACCAAGACAAAATTGTAGAAGTACTTGTTCAAGGTCAAAGTAAAAAAGATCCTAATGTTTTGGCAGGACGTACACGCACAAATCGTATGGTAAACTTCCGTGGTCCAGAATCGATTATTGGTACCATTGTGCATGTGAAAATTACGGAAGCAAAAACGTGGTCTTTAAACGGTGAAATCACAGAAACGGTGGAGGTTTAA
- a CDS encoding RicAFT regulatory complex protein RicA family protein produces the protein MNKLYTKDDVRQKARELAKMVAETEEVDFYKRAEKQVNDHLRIQELIAQIKKEQKEAVNLKHYGKTEALKAVDARIDALHEEIDEIPLVQEFKRSQVEVNYLLQMISNTISKTVTDEIIISTDGDLLKGRTVKSPF, from the coding sequence ATGAACAAGCTATATACAAAGGATGATGTTCGCCAAAAGGCAAGAGAACTTGCAAAAATGGTGGCAGAAACAGAAGAAGTAGACTTTTATAAGCGTGCAGAAAAACAAGTGAACGACCATCTCCGTATTCAAGAGCTCATTGCTCAAATTAAAAAAGAGCAAAAAGAAGCCGTGAATTTAAAGCATTATGGAAAAACGGAAGCTCTAAAGGCAGTAGATGCCCGAATTGATGCCTTACATGAAGAAATTGATGAAATCCCATTAGTGCAAGAGTTTAAACGTAGTCAAGTTGAAGTCAATTACTTACTACAAATGATCTCAAACACGATCTCAAAAACGGTTACAGATGAAATCATTATCTCAACGGATGGTGACCTATTAAAAGGTCGCACAGTAAAAAGCCCATTTTAA
- a CDS encoding outer spore coat protein CotE yields MAENEISYREIITKAVCGKGRKFSEATHHITPTHRPTSILGCWIINHSYDAEKRGDTVEVQGSYDINVWFSYTNNTKTDVATQTVTYTDIVPLSMKDENVLTEDLDVVARAIQQPNTLEATVSDNGTTVDVQVEREFIVECIGETKVAVAVNPQGIVEDYPISDYVDQVTDEELENLDPHFMHEELDK; encoded by the coding sequence ATGGCTGAAAATGAAATTAGTTACCGAGAGATTATTACAAAGGCGGTTTGCGGCAAGGGACGGAAATTTTCAGAAGCGACACACCATATTACACCAACTCACAGACCAACCAGTATCTTAGGATGCTGGATAATAAATCACAGTTATGATGCCGAAAAGCGCGGAGATACGGTAGAGGTTCAAGGATCATATGATATTAACGTCTGGTTCTCGTATACGAATAACACAAAAACAGATGTTGCCACGCAAACAGTCACGTATACGGATATTGTGCCACTGTCGATGAAAGATGAGAATGTGTTAACGGAAGATCTTGATGTTGTTGCTCGTGCCATTCAACAACCGAATACACTTGAGGCAACTGTGTCGGATAATGGAACAACCGTTGATGTGCAAGTAGAAAGAGAATTCATTGTGGAGTGTATTGGTGAAACCAAGGTAGCGGTTGCCGTTAATCCTCAAGGCATCGTTGAAGATTATCCAATTTCTGATTATGTAGACCAGGTGACGGATGAAGAGCTCGAAAATCTTGACCCGCACTTTATGCACGAAGAATTGGATAAGTAA
- a CDS encoding TIGR00282 family metallophosphoesterase produces the protein MKILFIGDVVGSPGRSMVQEYVKRLKKQYKPTLTVINGENAAAGKGITEKIYKSFLDSGAQAITLGNHAWANRDVFEFIDSAKWMVRPANYPEGTPGKGMVFVQINQIEVAVINLMGRTFLPANDCPFKKADELIAEAEKRTPYIFVDFHAEATSEKVAMGWYLDGRVTAMVGTHTHIQTADERVLPKGTAYITDVGMTGPYDGILGVEREPVIHRFLTNLPARFEVASGREQLSGVVIDVNPKTGQATSIKRLLINEDHPYLEL, from the coding sequence ATGAAGATTTTATTTATTGGAGATGTTGTAGGTTCTCCGGGTCGCTCAATGGTTCAAGAATATGTTAAACGATTAAAAAAACAGTATAAACCAACTCTAACGGTTATTAATGGAGAAAATGCAGCAGCGGGAAAAGGCATTACAGAGAAAATTTATAAGAGCTTTTTAGATTCAGGAGCACAGGCCATTACGTTAGGAAATCATGCATGGGCGAATCGGGATGTATTTGAATTTATTGATTCAGCTAAATGGATGGTTCGTCCGGCCAATTATCCAGAAGGTACGCCTGGTAAAGGTATGGTTTTTGTACAGATTAATCAAATAGAAGTGGCTGTCATCAATCTAATGGGGCGTACGTTTTTACCGGCCAATGATTGTCCGTTTAAAAAAGCAGATGAATTGATTGCAGAAGCTGAAAAACGTACTCCTTATATTTTTGTTGATTTTCATGCAGAAGCTACAAGTGAGAAGGTCGCAATGGGTTGGTATTTGGATGGTCGAGTAACGGCTATGGTTGGTACTCACACTCACATTCAAACGGCAGATGAGCGCGTTCTACCAAAGGGGACGGCTTATATTACGGATGTTGGCATGACAGGACCTTATGATGGAATACTTGGTGTAGAACGTGAACCTGTAATTCATAGATTTTTAACAAATCTTCCTGCAAGGTTTGAAGTTGCTTCAGGCAGGGAACAGTTGAGTGGTGTCGTTATAGATGTGAATCCTAAAACAGGTCAGGCAACGTCTATTAAACGTTTGCTTATTAATGAGGATCATCCGTATCTAGAGCTTTAG
- the mutL gene encoding DNA mismatch repair endonuclease MutL, whose protein sequence is MAAIRQLDDALSNKIAAGEVVERPAAIVKELVENALDAGSTTILVELAEAGLQSIRVVDNGSGIESEDVETAFLRHATSKIQTDRDLFNIHTLGFRGEALPSIASVSHVLVRTSTGEGEGVELQLEGGHLKKRTAAPSRKGTELVISNLFYNTQARLKYLKTSHTEAGHVSDVMNRLAMSNPTVAFEYVHNEKQVLKTSGNGDIRQVMAQIYGRSVATKLVTFQESSLDYQVTGYVCRPEVNRSSRQYLSVYINGRYIRNYALAGAILQGYHTLLPIGRYPVAVVQIEMNPTLVDVNVHPAKMEVRLSKEAELGALLTSAIKKAFQQTQLIPEQQQPKQPTQTVQSTQIPFSFQEEREEKRTQSQTSTTTEEPTLQVRETISYNEQVESVPKKESTEPVISAEPTVEEPEPKFTEPESRIPPLYPIGQMHGTYIIAQNELGLYLIDQHAAQERINYEFFRVKVAEQTPHVQELLTPFTIECTAQEAALIDSNLDKLEAVGVFLDSFGQQTYRVRSHPVWFPDGLVEETIRELLDQLLENARIDIGKLREDAAILMACKAAIKANRHLRDDEIAALLQTLRSCEDPFTCPHGRPVIIQFTTYEMEKMFKRVM, encoded by the coding sequence ATGGCAGCGATTCGGCAGCTAGATGATGCACTTTCCAACAAAATTGCCGCTGGTGAAGTGGTGGAGCGTCCAGCAGCTATTGTTAAGGAGTTAGTTGAGAACGCGTTGGATGCTGGCAGTACAACTATTTTAGTAGAACTTGCAGAGGCTGGACTTCAGTCTATACGAGTCGTAGATAATGGTAGTGGTATAGAATCTGAAGATGTAGAAACAGCGTTTTTACGACACGCAACAAGTAAGATTCAAACCGATCGAGATCTATTTAATATTCATACATTAGGTTTTAGAGGTGAGGCATTACCGAGTATAGCTTCTGTCTCTCATGTTTTGGTCAGGACAAGCACGGGAGAGGGTGAAGGAGTTGAACTTCAGCTTGAAGGTGGTCACCTGAAAAAACGCACGGCTGCCCCTTCACGAAAAGGAACGGAGCTTGTTATTTCCAATCTTTTTTATAACACACAAGCGAGATTAAAATATTTAAAGACATCTCACACTGAAGCTGGGCATGTTAGTGATGTTATGAATCGACTGGCGATGTCCAATCCTACAGTAGCTTTTGAATACGTGCATAATGAGAAGCAAGTATTAAAAACATCAGGTAATGGTGATATCCGCCAAGTAATGGCTCAAATCTATGGACGTTCTGTTGCAACAAAACTAGTTACGTTCCAAGAGTCTTCATTAGATTATCAGGTTACGGGTTATGTTTGCCGTCCAGAGGTCAATCGCTCGTCAAGGCAATATCTTTCTGTCTATATTAATGGGCGATACATTCGAAATTACGCATTAGCAGGAGCGATTTTGCAAGGGTATCATACCTTATTACCCATTGGACGTTATCCTGTTGCAGTTGTTCAAATCGAGATGAATCCAACTTTAGTAGATGTGAACGTTCATCCAGCAAAAATGGAAGTACGGTTAAGCAAGGAAGCAGAACTAGGCGCCTTACTCACATCAGCAATTAAAAAAGCGTTTCAACAAACTCAGTTAATTCCGGAACAACAGCAGCCAAAGCAACCAACTCAAACGGTGCAATCAACACAGATTCCTTTTTCTTTTCAGGAAGAACGGGAAGAAAAACGTACGCAGTCGCAAACAAGTACCACCACTGAGGAACCGACTTTACAGGTGCGTGAGACCATTTCGTATAATGAGCAGGTTGAATCTGTTCCTAAAAAGGAATCAACTGAACCAGTCATTTCTGCCGAACCAACTGTGGAAGAACCGGAGCCGAAGTTTACAGAACCGGAGTCACGGATTCCACCACTTTATCCAATCGGACAAATGCACGGGACCTATATCATTGCTCAAAATGAACTCGGATTATATTTAATAGATCAACACGCAGCACAAGAACGAATAAATTATGAATTTTTCCGTGTGAAAGTGGCAGAACAGACTCCTCATGTTCAAGAGCTGTTAACGCCTTTTACTATTGAATGTACAGCTCAAGAAGCTGCTTTAATCGATTCAAACCTTGATAAACTTGAAGCAGTGGGAGTATTTCTTGATTCGTTTGGCCAACAAACCTATCGAGTCCGCTCACATCCCGTCTGGTTTCCTGATGGATTAGTGGAGGAAACCATTCGTGAGCTACTTGATCAACTTCTAGAAAATGCTCGGATTGATATTGGAAAGCTGCGTGAAGATGCGGCCATTCTTATGGCTTGTAAGGCAGCCATAAAAGCTAATCGGCATTTACGAGATGATGAAATTGCAGCACTGCTACAAACACTACGTTCCTGTGAGGACCCATTTACTTGCCCGCATGGACGCCCGGTTATTATTCAATTCACGACCTATGAGATGGAGAAAATGTTTAAGCGGGTCATGTAG
- a CDS encoding stage V sporulation protein S, with protein MDVLKVSAKSTPNSVAGALAGVIREHGSAEIQAIGAGALNQSVKAVAIARGFVAPSGIDLVCIPAFTDIEIDGEERTAIKLIIEPR; from the coding sequence ATGGATGTCTTAAAAGTCTCAGCAAAATCTACACCAAATTCTGTAGCTGGCGCTTTAGCTGGAGTCATTCGAGAACACGGTTCAGCGGAGATACAGGCGATTGGAGCAGGGGCGCTGAATCAATCAGTTAAAGCAGTTGCAATTGCCAGAGGATTTGTGGCACCAAGCGGAATTGATCTAGTTTGTATTCCTGCTTTTACTGATATTGAGATTGATGGGGAAGAGCGCACCGCCATTAAACTAATTATTGAACCTCGTTAA